Proteins from a single region of Ammospiza nelsoni isolate bAmmNel1 chromosome 28, bAmmNel1.pri, whole genome shotgun sequence:
- the SHE gene encoding SH2 domain-containing adapter protein E yields MAAKWFKEFPSNLKTVSEKARPGSGSLGKSRKNSTAELGGYRAAGGGKEGGSRLSRDNLQGLLQAATGKMRKNSRVEGGTPEGPSKTYINRLIKVEASEKNGKGHPGALPASLPAPEQDKGKPPKTETVIILEDYADPYDAKRTKGQRDAERLGENDGYMEPYDAQQMITEIRRRGSKDPLVKAILLLDGPGEPGEGGPKLDLAKRLGGKEVAGKGPQLYDTPYEPGEGVAGGAPERRVRAGDGRLPENDERPAGEYEQPWEWKKEQIVKALSVQFEGSERPKEEPPRQHLRQKSWTPKMLKPAGTEHSEGERVDPALALEKQPWYHGAITRAEAESRLQPCREAGYLVRTSESGSGKYSIALKTSQGCVHIIVAQTKDNKYTLSQASGVFSSIPEVVHYYSTEKLPFKGAEHMALLHPVHCKLH; encoded by the exons atggcGGCCAAGTGGTTCAAGGAGTTCCCATCCAACCTGAAGACGGTTTCAGAGAAGGCTCGGCCGGGAAGCGGGAGCCTCGGGAAGAGCCGCAAGAACTCGACCGCTGAGCTGGGGGGGTACCGGGCGGCTGGGGGCGGCAAGGAAGGGGGCAGCCGGCTGTCACGGGACAacctgcagggtctgctgcaGGCCGCCACCGGCAAGATGAGGAAGAATTCCCGAGTGGAGGGAGGCACGCCGGAGGGACCCTCCAAAACCTACATCAACCGCCTGATCAAGGTGGAGGCTTCCGAGAAGAACGGGAAGGGGCACCCCGGAGCCCTGCCTGCCAGCCTGCCTGCCCCCGAGCAGGACAAGGGGAAGCCCCCCAAGACAGAGACG GTCATCATCCTGGAGGATTACGCAGACCCTTACGACGCCAAACGCACCAAGGGGCAGCGGGACGCCGAGCGCCTGGGGGAGAACGACGGGTACATGGAGCCCTACGATGCCCAGCAGATGATCACAG AAATCCGTCGTCGTGGCTCCAAGGATCCCCTGGTCAaagccatcctgctgctggatgGCCCCGGAGAGCCTGGGGAGGGGGGCCCCAAGCTGGATCTTGCCAAGAGGCTGGGGGGCAAGGAGGTGGCAGGGAAGGGGCCGCAGCTCTATGACACCCCCTACGagcctggggagggggtggCCGGGGGGGCCCCGGAGCGCAGGGTGAGGGCTGGGGATGGGCGCCTGCCCGAGAACGACGAGCGCCCGGCGGGGGAGTACgagcagccctgggagtggAAGAAGGAGCAGATTGTGAAAGCTCTGTCAG TCCAGTTTGAGGGCTCGGAGCGTCCTAAGGAGGAGCCTCCGCGGCAGCACCTGCGCCAGAAGAGCTGGACCCCGAAGATGCTGAAGCCGGCGGGCACCGAGCACAGCGAGGGGGAGCGGGTGGACCCCGCCCTGGCGCTGGAGAAGCAGCC CTGGTACCACGGGGCCATCACCCGGGCGGAGGCGGAGAGCCGGCTGCAGCCGTGCCGGGAGGCCGGGTACCTGGTGCGCACCAGCGAGAGCGGCAGCGGCAAGTACTCCATCGCGCTCAA GACCAGCCAGGGCTGCGTCCACATCATCGTGGCCCAGACCAAGGACAACAAGTACACGCTGAGCCAGGCCAGCGGCGTCTTCTCCAGCATCCCCGAAGTTGTGCACTACTACTCCACCGAGAAGCTGCCCTTCAAGGGGGCCGAGCACATGGCCCTGCTGCACCCCGTGCACTGCAAGCTGCATTAG